DNA from Spirochaetota bacterium:
ACGGTCATAATAGATCGATACCAGCCGCCTGAGCAGGTTGTCCCGCTCCATTTCATCTCCGGTATGAATTCGTATGTGGGACCGGTCAAAATCCTCGGGAGTGCCCAATCCATAAATGCACGATACCGAAGAAACCACTATGACGTCATTCCGTTCAAGGATCGACGAGGTGGCCTTAAGCCTCAGCCGGTCAATCTCGTCATTTATGGAAGCGTCCTTTTCGATATAGAGATCCGACGACACAACATAGGCCTCAGGCTGATAATAGTCGTAGTACGAAACGAAATATTCCACGGCATTGTCAGGAAAAAATTCTGAGAATTCCCTGTAGAGCTGCGCCGCCAGAGTCTTATTGTGGGTCAGCACCAGGGTCGGCATCCTGACCTCTTCAATGACCTTGGCCATGGTGAAGGTCTTTCCCGATCCGGTGACGCCGAGAAGGGTCTGAAATTTCTCGCCCTTGCGGATACCCGCGATAAGGTCATTGATCGCCCTTTCCTGGTCCCCGGAGGGCTTGAATCGTGATACTACGTTAAATTCCGCCATACTATCTCACTATTCTTCCCTGATAATATCCATGAAAACATTGACAATAGAAGGATCAAAAAGAATTCCGCCATTTGATTTCATGAAGCCGGTTGCATCATCCCGCTGTAATCCCTTCCGGTAGGGCCTGTCAGCGGAGATGGCGTCCCAGACATCGGCCACGGTAATTATCCTGCTCTCAAGGGGTATTTCGTCGCCTCGGCGGCTCTCCGGATAACCCCCTCCGTCCCAGTGCTCATGGTGATACAGAATCCCCGGCACTATTTTATTATACGATGGAATATCCCCTATGATCCGGGCCCCTATGCCGGGATGCTCCTTGATGACGGCATATTCCTCGGCGGTGAGCTTCCCCGGCTTGTCAAGGATGAGTTCGGAAACGGCAATCTTGCCGATATCATGGAGAATCGCCGAAAAGGTGACTGTCCGCACGATCTCTTCGGGCATGCTCAGCCGGTACGCGATCTTTTCCGAATAGGTGGCGACCCGTTCGCTGTGACCCGCTGTCCATTTTGACTTCGCGTCTATCGAGCGCGTGAGGGCCAGAAGGATTCCCACCAGGAGCTGTTCCTTCTCCTCAAAGGCCCTGATGCTCTGGAGCGCGATCCCCACCTGGTCTGCCAGCATGGTAATGGATTCCATCTCACGCGGTGAAAAGCCATTCTGTTCATCTCTTGCCAGCACCAGGGAGCCAAGGTACTGTTCCTCCATGTAAACCGGGACATTGATCCCGGTTCCTCGTTTACTGCCCAGGAGCCCTTCCATGACCTCGCGGTATTGCGATCCTTCATCCTGAAGACTGAATTGCCTTATTCGCTCCATTTCCTTCCGGTCAATGCTGTTAAAAGGCACGAAAGGTTTTTCCGCCAGAAGCCCCTCCACAGGGTCCTGATAGCGCGAAAGCAGGTCGAAGCCTTTCTTTTCATCATTGTACAGCGCCATTGCTATGGAACTGCTGTTAAAGAGGGATGACACCAGACCAATGACCCTCTCCAGCAGATCGCTCCTTGAAATCGATGAAAGAACGGCCTTGTCAATCTTATTCATGGTTTCCATGGTCTTCATGCGATGTTCGATTTCCCGGACATGGCCGTCAATCTTGTGAGTCATGGTATTCAATGATTCAGAGAGAACGCCTATCTCATCACTCCTGTCCATGGTGAACTGGCGTCCCGTAACGCCGGCAGCGCGGTCCCGCGCCACCTCCGAAAGCATCTTTATCGGCCTGGCGATGCGGTAGGCAAAGATTTTCCCGAGAACAATGGATATCACGAGCAGCAGAGATGCAAAGATGACAATCCGATGCACATTCTTTTTGATGAAGGATGCCAACCCTTCCCGGTTCATTTCCAGGTTCACGACATAAGCGTACTTCGCTTTCCGAAGAGGCAGGAGAAACATTATGGAAACACGATCGCTCTGCCCGAAAAAGAGGCGCGAGGAATGGAATATTCTCTCCTTGAGGGTTCTGTTCAAATGATGCACTTCAGAGGAGGGCGCCGGCTCTTCCCTGAAAACAGAATTGGCGTCGCTGTATATTCTTTTCCATGAATGTCCCCGGCGATCGTGATAGTAGATAGTGGGCTTGATTGTCCCGAATGTCGAAAATGATGTTTTCAGGACGAGATTGTATAACCTTGTCAGATCATCATTCCTCTTGTTTATCAGCTCAAAAATAAAGTCCTCACCCTTGGTGCCGGTTATTTCCTTGAATATCGGCACAGCGGTTTCATAGGCCATATCGATTTCTCTTTGAGTGGAGCCTATGGTATAGAGAATAAAGGTCACGTATCCGATGACAATTCCGAATATGACAAAATAAAGGGTTATCTTTATCCCCAGGGATACTCGGATACGCTGGATAATGAATTTTGCTAACGTTCTCATGGGCTGCATCATACATCAGTATGATATGTTTTGTTATGACAGAGATATAACTTTTTCAAGATTTTTTAAAAATCTTTTCTGCATCAGCCTGTTCCGGACAAAGGGGGTCTTATTGATCATGATTTCCATTGAATGAAAAAGAAGAACCAGTACTGGATTTCCATAGAGTCTGGTCATTTCCTTGATTACCCTTTTCTGCTCCCACACGGTCATGTGGGTGGGCCTGAGCCAGTTGTAAAAGAGCCAGTTATCGGGTAAAAACCTTCCCATGATGCCGAACCTTTTTCCAAACACCGTCACCGGATATTCCATAATGCCGGCACTCATGCTTTTATCAGCGGCCGCATACAAGTCGCCACTGCTGATCCAATAGGGCTGCAGGGGAGCACGGCTGTGATCAGGGCCGCCGATCCCTGACCAGTCGATGCCAGGCGTAACCGAGCTGTCGTAGCGATACCCCAGGTCATGGAGTATCCGTATTGTGTCAAGGTCTGCTCCATAGCGCGCCGCCCGGTACCAGATTGGACGAACTGAAAGCCTCTTCTCAATTAATTCGGTCAGGTTTTTTATTTTGGCATGTTCTGTGTTCGTATCATGGGCAAAGCAGGGAAATTCGGCCGATACCTTACCGGCCGGATCTTGGATCGTTACATTGGGTTCAATGTATTCCGAATGAAGGTGCGTGCCGATTATCGCTCCCTTTGCGATTTCCGATGAAAGCACCCGGCAGCAGGCATCGTCGCGAACCACTTCCGGTGAGACAAAATAGATCGGCTTGATGGAATGGAGATCCCAGAGGGGCCGCAACAGGGCAGGAATTCCCTCCGTGACGGATGTGAAGGTCAGAGGCGACGAGCGCCTCCATGAAATATCGCAATCCGGCTCAGTGTCAATGGTGACGTATAATTCCATATCATTGTCGCAGGAGAGAAATATAGTCCTGGATTACATGGTCCCAGTCGAACCGTTCCAGCGATATTTTAGGCGCTGAAACCTTATGGCTGATCAGGTGCCGCAGCTTGGCCCTGAGATCCACCACGTTTTGTTTCTCAAAAAAATACTTATCTTCTTTCAGGATAAAACGATGCCCGCCTATATCCGATACCAGTGGATAGCATCCGGCGCTGACTGCCTCGAGGACCGTCAAGCCAAAGCTCTCAAAGTAACTGGCTGATATGAAAATCGACGCCTTGCCATATACGTTCTTCATTTCAGGGCTGTCGTTGTCGATCCATCCCAGGAATTTAACGGTCCGGCTCAAGCCATCGACGCGCGCCTTCTCCTTGAGATCCTCTCGATAGGGGCCGTCCCCGACGATCTCAACCTTCCAATCGCCCAGGTCCAATCCCTTCAGGGCCTCAAGGATATCCTGAACGCCCTTGTTGAAAAAGAGCCGTGTGACAATAAGAATCGTTTTGTCCTTCTTCAGGGGCTTAAACCTCTTTAAATCAAGACCATTGACTACGGTTACAAAGGTTCCATCCCGGGTGATCTCTTTTATTTTTTCAATGAGATAATCCGAGGGAGCAGTCACGCACTTCGCATGCTTGATGATTGTCTTCCAGGGTATTCCCAAAAACGGATAGAGCATGGCAAATCGATTATTGTGACCCAGCACATCGCTCCCGTGAGACGTGAGCACATAGGGAATGTTAAATCTCTTTTTAGCCCAGAGCGCCAGGACCCCTGTGGGTATGATGAAATGAGTATGATTAATATCATACCTGACCTTCCGAAGGCGTCTCAACAGGAAGAACCAGGCCGAAAGGAGATAGGTCAACTGCTCCCAGGGATGGCAAATCTCTATTTTAGACCGCCATGATTTGACACGGAATACATTGATGCCATCGATAATCTCGAAAGCGGGGAGGTCCTTGTAGCTCATGGTGACCACATCCACCTCGTGGCCATGCTCCACATATCCCCTGGCGATCTCAAGACAAACAGGGCTTGCCCCTCCGCCGATCGGGGTAAATTCATAGTTTAGGAATAATATCTTCATCGGGAAAAAACCTGTATCCTATACATTGCAGTAATATTCATGGAATTGTCATTAGCGGACTGGTAACATCCCATTTATAAAATAAAATATTCAATGAGGGACCCATAAACATTAAAGTCAGAATGACAATAATTTATTCAATAACATTTTTTTTCATTAAATCTCAAAACAGAGACAGTTAAGAAACCTCAGTTTATAAGTTCATACAACTTTTTTCAAGAATAGTCCTGATAATGGATAAAAATCTTGAATTTTATACCTATTTTTATATAATGCTACGAAAATACAATGAAAAATCAAATCGCATTATTATCGGATAATCAGGAAATACAGGGCGTTATTGCATCTTATTATCCATCCATAGAGTTATTCAGGTCCATTGAATCGATCAAGCGTGACGACTTTTCCATTCTTCTAACCGATTTTGATATTTTCGGCTCCATCGATTCCATCCAATTTCTGTTGTCCAAAATCAGAAAAAAAATTCAGGATAAACCGGTATTGCTGATATTAAAAGACAAATCCATTGCTGAATTGCATATGGACTGGTTCTTTGACGATTTTATCTTATTTCCATTCAAGAAAGAAGAGCTCTATGCGCGGATCAACAGAATCCTCTGGCAAAAGGGCATCGATGATGACACGGTAGCAATCGGAAGGCTCATCATTAACTTTAAAGAATACAGCGTATACATGGAAAATGAAAAGCTCGATTTAACATACAAGGAATTTGAGCTCCTTCGCCTTCTTGTATCAAATAAGGGCGAGGTCTTTTCCCGCAAGGACCTCCTGAGCAAAATATGGGGCGTCGAATATATCGGAGGCACCAGGACCGTCGATGTCCATATACGGAGATTGCGGGGAAAGCTCGGCGATGAGTTCAATTCAATCATAGAGACTGTTCGGAATGTCGGATACCGGTGCAAGGTATAACCTTCCTGGTATACAAAGAAAATTACTTGCTATTTTTAGCCAATTTTTTAAGTTGTACGTTACATTGTCACACATGTGCAGCAATATTCCACCAAATCGAAATGAATTTGTGCGAGGACCGGTATGAACCATTTAAAAAAAATAAAGAGAGTGCTTGATGTCGCCTACAACGAAAATCTTGACGAATATGAACTTCTTGTAAAACGCCTTAAAAAAGAGCTTCCTCTCTTCAATGGAGCAAAAAGAATAGCAGCGGCGGTGCTTAAGGAATATCTCGGCGATATTTCCGGAATTGAAATTCCAAAGGAAAAGCTTTATCAGAAGGCCGAAGCCGGCCAGATCGTTTTTGAAGACATCAAGGATGGACGGGCGCGGCTCTTCATCAATATCGGGAAAAACCATAATATCAGCACCGGCGACCTCATCAGGGAGATCGTCAAGAAATCAGGCATTGATGGTAAATCGATCGGCAAGATCGACATCCACACGACCTATTCCTTCTTTGAGATCCCTGAACAATTTGCCGAGCTGGTGCTCCATTCCTTTGACGGCGCTAAAATAAAGGGCCTCAATGTCGTGGTTGAGCCAGCAAAAAAAAGAAAGAAAGAAAAAGACGTCATATAGCGGCGCCGTCCCATGACCGGCGATGTCAGAAAGTGCCCGGTATGTTCCACTTCATCAATCACGCCCATGAGCGAAGAATTGCTTATATGCGCGCAATGTGGTATTGCATTCAATACCGCCTATGCTCTTAAAACCTACAATGACACCTATTTTCTCGATGAATACCGGAATCAATACGGTAAAACCTATATTGATGACCGCCACAATATCTGTAACCAGTCAAAGAAGCGTCTTCTCCGTATATTGAAGCTTATATCCGGCAGAGACGTTAGCAGCACGGATCTATCGCTTCTCGACATCGGTTCTGCTGCGGGCTTCTTTCTGCAATGCGCCAGGGACATGGGCATCAGAGACGTTTCCGGCATAGAAATTTCTGAATACGCCGCACGGTATTGCGAGAAACAATTCAATATCCCTGTCACACGATCATCATTTGATGATGTAACATTGACGTCCCCTTACAGTATTATCACCGCTTGGTATTTTATAGAACACTGCGGAGATCCTCTTTCTGTGATGCGTAAAATCTATAATGCCCTTGATACGGGCGGAATCTTTGCTTTCTCAGTGCCATCAATTTTCGGGCCTCTCTACACCTTTAACCGTGTCGCATGGATAGAAACACATCCGTCAGATCACTTTATTGATTTTTCGCCCAGGGGAGTGAAAAAAATTCTTACTGGTATAGGGTTTACAAAAATCTCGATCAGGCCTGCGGGAATACATCCTGAACGCGTCATCAATCCGCGTTCGTTCTTCTACCGCCCTTTTGTCACTTTATATAATATTTATTCACAGGCCACTTCTTTTTCTGATACGATAGAAGTCTATGCCATAAAATAGCTTTGTGTACTTTACAAAAATCCCTGAAATCTAAATAAAAACTTCCCGTGGTTTGCTTCCGATCTGAGGTCCGATGTACCCCATGTCCTCCATCTGTTCAATGATTCGGGCAGCTCGGTTGTACCCTATGGACAGGCGGCGCTGGAGATACGAGGCTGATGCTTTTTTGGTCTCTTCAATAATTTTCAGAGCTTCCTGGAACAACTCGTCTGACGCCTCGTCCAGTTCCTTTGATTCTTCTTCCTCGAGGAGACTCTCCTCAATGTCGATATACGACGGCTTGCCGCGCTTGCACAGGTGCGTGGCGATCTTCTCTATCTCCTCCTCTGAGATATATCCCCCCTGGATGCGCATGGGGAATGAGCTTGTCGGCGACTGGTAAAGCATGTCGCCGCGCCCCAGAAGCTTCTCCGCTCCGTTCTGGTCGATAATCGTTCGTGAATCGGTTCTCTGGGCCACCTGAAAGGCGATGCGGGCCGGAAAATTCGCTTTGATGAGGCCGGTGATGATATCAACAGAGGGCCGCTGCGTCGCCACGACCAGATGAATTCCCACCGCCCTCGATTTCTGGGCAATCCTGGTAATATAACCCTCGACCTCCTTGGAACTCATCATGAGGTCGGCCATCTCATCTATAATGGCAACGATGAAGGGCAGCTGCTCGGTGCCGTCTTTAAGGCGCGCCACCTTTTCGTTATACCGTTCAATATCGCGGGTATTCAATGCCGAAAGGAGGCAATATCGCCGCTCCATTTCATGCATAGTCCACTTGAGCACCATTGGCGCCACCTGAGGATCCACAATGACCGGCGTCAGCAGATGGGGGAGGCC
Protein-coding regions in this window:
- a CDS encoding HD domain-containing protein gives rise to the protein MRTLAKFIIQRIRVSLGIKITLYFVIFGIVIGYVTFILYTIGSTQREIDMAYETAVPIFKEITGTKGEDFIFELINKRNDDLTRLYNLVLKTSFSTFGTIKPTIYYHDRRGHSWKRIYSDANSVFREEPAPSSEVHHLNRTLKERIFHSSRLFFGQSDRVSIMFLLPLRKAKYAYVVNLEMNREGLASFIKKNVHRIVIFASLLLVISIVLGKIFAYRIARPIKMLSEVARDRAAGVTGRQFTMDRSDEIGVLSESLNTMTHKIDGHVREIEHRMKTMETMNKIDKAVLSSISRSDLLERVIGLVSSLFNSSSIAMALYNDEKKGFDLLSRYQDPVEGLLAEKPFVPFNSIDRKEMERIRQFSLQDEGSQYREVMEGLLGSKRGTGINVPVYMEEQYLGSLVLARDEQNGFSPREMESITMLADQVGIALQSIRAFEEKEQLLVGILLALTRSIDAKSKWTAGHSERVATYSEKIAYRLSMPEEIVRTVTFSAILHDIGKIAVSELILDKPGKLTAEEYAVIKEHPGIGARIIGDIPSYNKIVPGILYHHEHWDGGGYPESRRGDEIPLESRIITVADVWDAISADRPYRKGLQRDDATGFMKSNGGILFDPSIVNVFMDIIREE
- a CDS encoding glycosyltransferase family 4 protein yields the protein MKILFLNYEFTPIGGGASPVCLEIARGYVEHGHEVDVVTMSYKDLPAFEIIDGINVFRVKSWRSKIEICHPWEQLTYLLSAWFFLLRRLRKVRYDINHTHFIIPTGVLALWAKKRFNIPYVLTSHGSDVLGHNNRFAMLYPFLGIPWKTIIKHAKCVTAPSDYLIEKIKEITRDGTFVTVVNGLDLKRFKPLKKDKTILIVTRLFFNKGVQDILEALKGLDLGDWKVEIVGDGPYREDLKEKARVDGLSRTVKFLGWIDNDSPEMKNVYGKASIFISASYFESFGLTVLEAVSAGCYPLVSDIGGHRFILKEDKYFFEKQNVVDLRAKLRHLISHKVSAPKISLERFDWDHVIQDYISLLRQ
- a CDS encoding response regulator transcription factor, with product MKNQIALLSDNQEIQGVIASYYPSIELFRSIESIKRDDFSILLTDFDIFGSIDSIQFLLSKIRKKIQDKPVLLILKDKSIAELHMDWFFDDFILFPFKKEELYARINRILWQKGIDDDTVAIGRLIINFKEYSVYMENEKLDLTYKEFELLRLLVSNKGEVFSRKDLLSKIWGVEYIGGTRTVDVHIRRLRGKLGDEFNSIIETVRNVGYRCKV
- a CDS encoding DbpA RNA binding domain-containing protein, whose translation is MNHLKKIKRVLDVAYNENLDEYELLVKRLKKELPLFNGAKRIAAAVLKEYLGDISGIEIPKEKLYQKAEAGQIVFEDIKDGRARLFINIGKNHNISTGDLIREIVKKSGIDGKSIGKIDIHTTYSFFEIPEQFAELVLHSFDGAKIKGLNVVVEPAKKRKKEKDVI
- a CDS encoding class I SAM-dependent methyltransferase, which encodes MTGDVRKCPVCSTSSITPMSEELLICAQCGIAFNTAYALKTYNDTYFLDEYRNQYGKTYIDDRHNICNQSKKRLLRILKLISGRDVSSTDLSLLDIGSAAGFFLQCARDMGIRDVSGIEISEYAARYCEKQFNIPVTRSSFDDVTLTSPYSIITAWYFIEHCGDPLSVMRKIYNALDTGGIFAFSVPSIFGPLYTFNRVAWIETHPSDHFIDFSPRGVKKILTGIGFTKISIRPAGIHPERVINPRSFFYRPFVTLYNIYSQATSFSDTIEVYAIK